ACTAAAATCAACACCTCAATGCTTAAACTAGGACAACCATCGCCTAGCAGTAGTTAACCTCATGCGTCACTCCAATCGAAACTATAAGAGGTACGGGAATATTAACCCGTTTCCCATCGACTTCACTTTTCAGCTCTGCCTTAGGGGCCGACTAACCCTGGGAAGACGACCTTCACCCAGGAAACCTTAGGTTTTCGGCGAATGGGGATCTCACCCATTTTTTCGTTACTCATACCTGCATTCTCACTTCTGATACCTCCACTAAACTTCCCAGCTTAGCTTCTCAGGCTTACAGAACGCTCCCCTACCACTCTAACCTAAATTAGAATCCAAAGCTTCGGTAATGTGTTTAGCCCCGTTACATTATCGGCGCTTAAGTACTCGACCAGTGAGCTATTACGCACTCTTTAAAGGTATGGCTGCTTCTAAGCCAACCTCCTGGCTGTCTACGCACCTAAACCTCCTTTTCCACTTAACACATTTTTGAGACCTTAGCTGTTGATCTGGGTTGTTTCCCTCTCGACCACGGACCTTATCGCCCATAGTCTCACTCCTATTCATCATACAATAGCATTCGGAGTTTAACTGAGTTTGGTACCCTTTGACAGGCCCTAGCTCAATTAGTGCTCTACCTCTACTGCACTAAAATAAGGCTGAACTTAAATCCATTTCGGGGAGAACCAGCTATCTCCGAGTTTGTTTAGCCTTTCACTCCTATTCACAGCTCATCCCTGCCTTTTTAAACAGACTAGGGTTCGGCCCTCCACTTGGTTTTACCCAAGCTTCAGCCTGGCCATAAATAGATCACTCGGCTTCGGGTCTACCACATCTAACTAAATCGCCCTTTTAAGACTCGCTTTCGCTCAGGCTCCAGCACTTCTATGCCTTAACCTCGCTAGACATGATAACTCGCAGGTTCATTATGCAAAAGGCACGCCATCACCATGAATAAATCATGGCTCTGACTGCTTGTAAGTCCACGGTTTCAGTTCTATTTCACTCCCCTCCCGGGGTTCTTTTCACCTTTCCCTCACGGTACTCTTCACTATCGGTAGCTTTCTAGTATTTAGCCTTGGAGAGTGGTCTCCCCAGCTTCAAACAAGGTTTCTCGTGTCTCGTCCTACTCAGGAACATCTTTAAGAAGATATTTACATTTAAATTACAGGGCTATCACCTTCTCTGGCTAACCTTTCCAGATTATTCTTCTATATAAATACTTTGTAACTTCTCAGTTTATCACAGACTAAACTTCAAGTGTCCTACAACCCTCCGAATGCAACGCTCTGCAGCTTGACACATCCGAAGTTTGGGCTACTCCCCTTTCGCTCGCCACTACTCAGGGAATCTCTTTGATTTCTTTTCCTCAGGGTACTTAGATGGTTCACTTCCCCTGGTATAGCCTCTACCACCTACGCAGTAGATGATTAGCATCTAGCTAATCGGATTACTCCATTCGGTAACCTCGGGATCATAAAATGTTTGCTTCTCCCCCAAGCTTTTCGCAGCTTACCACGACCTTCTTCGCCTTAAAGCTCCTAGGCATCCACCATAGACTCTTTATTACTTTGACCATATTTTTATCTTCCGTCTCTAAATTGCCAATTCCAATCGTTTATACAACATAGATTAATATATACGTTTACTTTTTCTATGTCAATACCCTCAAAACATTTTTATCAACAATTTTTAAGAACGCACACCCAGCCCAAATTTATAAAACGAAACAATCAACAATGACACACCAAGTGCTACAATTAACTAAAAAGGAGTAGGCATGCACAAAAAAATGCTCTGTTTAATATCATACTCACTCATCCTGAATTGTACCTCAACACCGGAGGATATACCCGAAATACCAAAAGGCACAGAAGAGAGTCTTACTAAAATAATTTTTTTAGAAACAAATACAAATGAACAAGAAATTGAGAATTTAAAAAGATACGCCGAAGGATATATTAAAGAACTGATAAACTGGTTTATTATTACAAAAGAAATAATTGAAAAAAATCACATTGCGTTTGCAAACACAATGCCTACTGAAGACAAACAATTCATGGAATATGAATTAGAAAACAAAATGAAAGATTACAGCAAAAATTTATTCATCAGGGATGATGTCTATCATGGATACACACTAGATGAAAAAAAGTCACATTTCATCCCGTTAATGACTGAAGCCTCTATCTTATATGGTAGAGCAGAGAGTATAAAAAACACCTACGACAATTATATTCGACAAAATAAAGAATGAGATAAATACTATCCAATTTTAACTGCTAAAATACAATTAAGTGGTAAGAACTAAATAAAACTAATGTCAAGATCAAAAAAATCAATTAAAAATTTAGCGACTCCGTCTTCATCATTGCTGAATTTTGTAATCTCGTTATTTGGTAAATTAGTCCTCACAAATTCGTTAGCATTCTTCATTACAATCCCCCTTCCAACATTTTTTAACATTTCGTAGTCATTCCCGTTATCTCCAAACGCTAAAATATCCTCAATATCAACACGTTCAAATGAAGCAATATTTTTAACAGCATTATACTTATTAGCGTTAACATTTGTAATTTCTAAAAGATCCCGAGCAGAATAAAATACATGCACATCCTTAAACTTTTTCTCTCTTATTGTATTCCCAAAATTTTCAAGAGCAACAAAGTCTTGAGAAAAATAAACTATTTTAGAAAAAGAGTCCACTTGGAGAGAAAATAAATCAGTAATAACAGGCCTTACCCCTAAATTACTAATGAAATAATTCATAATTGGACTCCTAATTGCTCTATCAGAATACCAATCGCTTGAAGTATAAAGATTAATATCAATTTCTCCCCTCTCAAGTTTAAGAATTTCTCTTACTAGACTATATTCCATCTTGTATCTCAAGATTAAATTGTTTTGCAAAAATACTTCAGCTCCGTTGGCTGTTACCATATACTCCTTTTCAATATCAATTTCTTTAAGTTGCACCATAACATCCTTAAGCTCATCTAATCTCCTACCGGTAGCAATAATTATACGAAAATCATTCCTCAATTTTGAAAGAACTTTAAGAGTCAGTGGAGTAACCCTGTGATCGTTATTAAGTAAAGTTCCATCAAGATCAAAGACTAGCATCTTATATTTTCGATAATTAGAATTCATGTATAAATCTCTCTTTGAGGTACATAATATCACACTTATTATCAACTACGGACCATAACCATAATTTAGCTTGAATTAAATTGATAAAAAAAATACAATTGTAGTATCAAAGATTACAAAAAGAGAGTCAAGTATAAGCTTAATGAATGATCAAATTTCGACTTTATTTTCAGCGGAAGGAATAGAAATCAGAATTAAAGAGTTGGCTCAAGAGATTAGGGATTACTACAAGGACAAGAATAATGTAGTTTTTATATCTCTCCTTAAAGGCTCATTCATATTTTTTGCAGATATTACAAGAGAAATTGGACTTAATGTAAAAATAGATTTTCTACAAGCTTCAAGTTATGGAACTAATGCTCACTCTTCACTAAAAGTGACAATAAAGAAAGATATCGACATTGACATAGAAAATTGCTACGTAATACTTTTTGACGACATTGTGGATACCGGATTAACCTATAAAAAAATTATTGAACATTTAAAAACGAAAAATCCTAAAGAGATTAAAACTTGTGCTCTTTTCAATAAACCGTCTAAAAGATTAACAGAATTACACATAGACTATGTGGGCTTTGAAATTGATAATCATTTCATAGTTGGGTATGGCATTGATTTTAATGAAAAACACAGAACCTCAAAGGATGTATCAAAAATAAACAAATAGGAGACAAAGATGTCAGTTTATGCGGTCATTGGTACCCAATGGGGAGATGAAGGAAAGGGAAAGATTATAGATTTTCTCTCGGCAAAGGCAGACTACGTTGTAAGATTTAACGGAGGTAGTAATGCTGGTCATACAATCGTTGCTAATAATAAAAAATTCATTTTTCATCTGTTACCCTCAGGAGCTTTACAGGGATCAAATTGCATAATTGGATCTGGAGTCGTAATTGATCTGAGAATTTTAATCGAAGAGATTGAAATCCTCAAACAAAACAACATTAAAACAAAAATACTAATCAGCGATAAAGCCCACATAATAATGCCCTATCACATTAAACTTGACGAACTTAGTGAACAGATAAAGGGTCGTGACAAAATCGGAACTACTAGGAAGGGGATTGGACCCTGTTATGCCGATAAAATAAATAGAACAGGCATAAGAGCTGTCGATCTACTTAATATGGAAATTTTTAAGAAAAAACTAAAAGTAAATCTAGATGAAAAAAACAAAATTATAGAAAAGATATACGGCAAAGAACCTTTCGATTACGTTGATATCTTAAGTGACTACAGGAAATATATAGCAATTCTTCAACCTATAATCACAAACACAGAGGAAATATTAAAAGAAGCTTTCATCTCTAAAAAGAATATATTAATAGAAGGAGCGCAGGGCACAATGCTTGATATTGAAAATGGAACATTTCCATTTGTAACATCAAGTAGTACGTTAATCATAGCAGCTGTGGGATGTGGCATCCCTGTTTCAGGAATAAAACAAAAAATTGGAATAGTAAAAGCTTTCTCTTCAAGAGTTGGGGAAGGTCCATTTGTGAGCGAAATTTCTGTTATTGGAGACAAGATTAGGGAAAAGGGAAAAGAATATGGGGCAACCACAGGAAGACCCCGTCGGATTGGATGGCTTGACCTTTTAACTATCAAAAAAGCCGCTTACCTTAACGAATTAAACCATTTAGCTTTAACCAAACTGGATGTTCTAAATGGTATAGAAGAACTTAAAATTTGTGTGGCCTATGAATATCAAGGAAAAATATACGAATATGTACCTACTTCCTGTGAAATATTAAAGAAAGCCAAGCCTGTATACAAGAGTTTTAAGGGATTTGAGCAGGATATTAGTAATATAAATTGTTATGAAAATTTGCCACCTGAGGCTAAAGAATATATCGAATTCATTGAAAGAGAAGTTGGAGTTCAAATCTCAATTATTTCCCTTGGAGCAGAAAGAGAAAAAACCATTTTTAGGAATAAAGAATGGATAGATATGTAAACCCGTTAGAGTCAAGATATTCAAGCAAAGAAATGCTTTACATTTTTTCACCAAAATTCAAGTACACAACGTGGAGAAAGCTTTGGTATAACTTAGCCTTGACACAAAAAGAATTAGGGGTAGACATTAGCCAAGAACAACTAGATAAGCTATACAAAAATATTGAGAACATTGACTTTACTGTTGTAGAAAAATATGAAGAAAAATTTAAACATGAAGTTATGGCTCATCTCTATGCATATGCTGATTCAGCTGGAGAGGATGCTAAAAAAATTTTACATCTTGGTGTTACAAGTGCATTCTTAATGGACAATACGGATTTAGTTCAAACAAAAGAAGCATTATTGCTTCTTAAGAATCATTTAAAAAATGTCATTAAAACTTTAAATCATTTTTCAATAAAGCATAAAAATTTAACAACACTTGCCTATACACATTTACAAGAGGCTCAATTAACAACCCTTGGGAAAAGAAGCAGCTTGTGGCTTAAAAGTTTAATTTTTGATCTTAAAGAACTTGATTTTATTTTATCCAATCTGTGTTTCAGAGGAGTAAAGGGCGCTGTGGGGAATCAGAGTAGCTTTAAGGAATTGCTGTCTTCTAACTTTGAAAGGGTAAAAAATCTGGACATAAGTGTGGCTAAAAGAATGGGATTCGATAAAGTTTACAAAATAACTAGTCAAACTTACGATCGAAAAATTGATTCATCAACTTTAAACCTTCTAGGCAACCTGGCTCAAAGTGCACATAAAATCACTAACGATATTAGGTTCATGCAACACCTTAAGGAAATTGAAGAGCATTTTGAAAAAAAACAAATAGGTTCATCAGCAATGCCTTATAAAAGAAACCCTATCCATAGCGAAAGGGTAGCCTCTCTTGCCAAGTTTATAATGAGCCTACAAACAAGTGGCGGGTTTATAGTCGCAACGCAATGGCTTGAGCGGACGCTAGACGATTCGGCTTGCAAGAGACTAAATATTCCTCAAGCATTCCTAGCTGCAGATGCCATTTTGATATTACTTGATAAAATATTTAACAATATTAGAGTAAACGACAAAATAATTGAACAACATGTAAAAGTGGAAATGCCATTTATCTTAACAGAAGACATATTAATGAAAGCAACTAAAAATGGCGGTGACAGACAGGTATTGCATGAAAAACTCAGAACTTATTCCATGCAAGTACGGGAGAATATATATTTAGGAAAAAATGAAAATGACCTAATTAAGTTAATTCTTAAAGATGAAAGTTTTAGGCTAACGCCTGAGGATATGGATGAAATCTTAAATTCAAATCAAAATGCAGGATTTGCGTCCTCTCAAGTTGAAGATTTTCTTCAAGAAGTAGTAACTCCCATTCTTGAAGAAAAATAAGTAATATTTATGAACAGATTTACTCTCCTTTATACAAAATTCCTGAAGCTTAGTGTGTGCTTCTAAGCCGAATTTGTTCCCTTTGGACTCACAAACTTTTAAAATCTGTATCCTTCTCATCATGTGAATGCCAAGTTTTTCTATCACCTGCCTTCAATAATTCTCCTTCTTCTATTTCCTTATCAAAATCAAAAATAACTAAATACTACCTAAATAGAAAAATAAAACTCATATTGACAAACAAAATAAAGTTCAATAAAATCCTAAGAGGTAAGTATATCCCGGGGACCATAGCTCAGGTGGTTAGAGCGCAGGTCTGATAAACCTGAGGTCGGATGTTCAACTCATCCTGGTCCCATTTTTTTGATTTAGTAAAAAAAGCAAGCATAGAGCTTGCTTTTTTTACTTCAATTCTGGCCAGTAATCCCCATTGACTTTAATGAGATCATCAAGAATTTTCTTGGCAACACTTGCACTTGGCACCATCTTAGACATAGTCAAAGCTTGCCACAACTTTAAATATGATTTCTCCACCCAAGCTTCAACCGTAAGTTTTTCGACAGATACTTGTTGTTCCATAAGCCCCTTTTGAAACTGAGGAATTCTTCCCATACATATACGCTCAGGTCCATTAGAACCAACGATACAAGGAACTTCCACCATAGCAGTAGGATCAAAATTTTCAACAGCTCCATTATTTTCAACAATCAAAAGCATTCTTTCACCTGTATTAAAAGCTATTGCTCGGGCGAGATCAACGATGTAAGATGCATGCTCATCTATCTCAATAGTAGTACCTACAGCAGTATTATTTTCAGCTATCCTCTTACATTCTCCAAAAACTTTAGCTTCTCTACCCTCCTTGACCTCTTTAACTCTTGTTTTAGTAGGATCAGTGTGCGTAAGCTCATAGTCGCTATACAAATAATATTTCAAATAAGTATTCGGCAAAGTACTTGGATCAAGGGCAGCCACATCTTTTACTTTGCTAAATGTCGAAGTCCAACTTGCATCAATGTGCTGGCCTGTCTCAGCTTCTCTTCCTGAAAGATACCCGTGTTCTTTTACATGTTCTATTAACTTTGGCATCAAATCATCGCCGTTTACATGCCTAACTTCAGTCCACCAACCAAAATGATTAAGGCCATAGTATCTTACAATCAATTCTTTTCTGGATTTTAATCTTAAAATATCAACAAATCTATTCTCTATTCCAACTGGCATATCACAAATATTTAATATCCTAGATTTAGGACGAAGGCATCTTGTGGCCTCCGCAACAATTGCAGCAGGATTGGAGTAATTCAGCATCCAAGCATGAGGTGAATATTTTTCCATGTAATCAACAAGTTCAATAACTCCTCCAATTGAACGCATACCATAAGCAATACCACCAGGTCCGCATGTTTCTTGTCCAACAACCCCATACTTAAGAGGGATTGTCTCATCAAGCTCTCTCATCTCATATTTACCAACTCGAATATGCGCCATTACAAAATCGACATCACTAAAAGCTTCTCTTGGATCCGTGGCGTAAGAAAACTTTACATCGGGATATCTCTCCCTAATTAGTATCTTGCAAGCTTTTCCAACAATATCTTGGCGCTCACTATCAATATCATAAAGCTTAATATGCCCAATGGGAAACTCATCAAGATGATCAAGCAACATCAACACTATACCCGGAGTAAAGGTACTTCCCCCTCCAGCAATCACAATATTAAATTTTTTCTTCATACTTCCTCCTCTTTACTGTTAAGAATAGATTCTATCTCCTCTCTTAATATTGGAACATCGAGCCCAATGACAATTTGAAAATAATTGCCTGTCTTAAATATCCCCTTAACACCATGTTTTTTAAAGCTCTCATCAGGATGTACTTTATTGACATCTTTAACAGTAATTCTAAGTCTTGTGGCACAGTTGCTAACATCTTCAATATTGGATTTCCCTCCCAACATATGAATTATGCTTAAAGATTGGTGCCTGCGTTGATCTCCGATATAATCCCTTTTAGTATGTAACTTAACAGGAGTATCATCTTCCCATCTACCAGGGGTCTTGAAATTAAACTTAAATATTAAGTACTTAAATGAAAAGAAATAAATGGCTGTAAAAATGCTACCAATAATAATCTGTGCTACGTAGGGTTGGGGGTGATTCTTCCACATGGGAATCCAATTCAACAATGCAAAATCAATTACCCCAGTCCCCATGTTCCCTACAAGACCAAACGAATACATAAGGGCAGACATGCATCCTGCAAGAACAGAATGCAGAACAAACAGTGCGGGAGCAACAAAAAGGAATGTAAACTCAATTGGTTCCGTTATTCCATTAATCATTGAAGTGAGAGCTGCGGGAACTAGCAAACCCTTTAAAGCCTTTCTCTTATCTTCTTTAGCGGTGTAATACATAGCTAAAGAAAGTCCAAGCACACCAAACACCTTAGAATTTCCATGGAGGGCAAACCCACCACCTGGAAATAATTCTTTAAGAGGGATAGTACTTTGAGAAAATTCTTGAATATGTTCGGCCCAATACTTTAAAATTCCGTCATCAACAACAGCTGGTCCAAATATAAACGGTTGATAAATGAAGTGATGAAATCCAAAGGGAATCAAAACTCTCTCTAGGAATGTATAAAGCCATACCCCAAAAGCTCCTGAATAGGCCATTATTCCCTGCAAACCTGCAATTCCCATTTGTATTCTAGGCCATATAATACAAAAAACTAACGCTAGGGGTAACATTATTAAAAAGCTTAAAGCTACTATGTAATTACTACCTGAGAAAATTTGGAAATAAGGAGAAAATTTGACATCAAAATACCTATTATGTAAATAGATAATAATACATGAAACCGTAATTGCCCCAAATATACTAGTATCAAGTGTTTTGATATTAGCTAGCATAGTAAGTCCACTAGTCCCTCCTGGAGCCATAGAATAGTCAACGCCAAAAGTTTGACCATAAAGTCTTAAAATAGCCGCAATGAAATAATTAAAAAGCAAAAATGCAAGAAAAGATTCAATACAAGCTCTAGCGGATGCTTTCTTTGCTAAGCTTATCGGCAAAGCAGCGGCAAAAAGCAAAGGCATTTGTCTAAAAATTGTCCAACCACCTTCTCCGACCATCCACCAAAAATCTCTCCAAACTCCAGGACTTGCTCCAACCAAGAATACAGATGATACTCCTACTACCAACCCAAATAAAGCAAAAAACAAAGCAGGAATAACCATTGCACTTCCAAACTTTTGCATTGTTTGTACCATAAACGAAACTCCTATTTATTGAATAACAACAATTACCATAAAAAGTCACAATAAATTTAATACCTTTATTCTAGTATAAGTTATTTAATAAGATTAAATAACTTATACTAGAATAAAGGTATTCTTTGTTTTTGTCAACAACAAATAAAAACGGCCCAAACTAAAAGGGACCCCCCTCTGAAAGGGTCCACTTTTGATTTACAAACAGACCTACCAACCAAATCTATGAGTTCAATACCGTGAAATCAACCCCCACCTTTAACAAAAATGGAGGTTAAGGGACTCGAACCCTTGACCCTCGGCTTGCAAAGCCGATGCTCTAGCCAACTGAGCTAAACCCCCGAAAAAAGTCCCCAAAAAGACAAAGGAAGAGTTAAATCAATACCTACTTTACTTAATTAAATTCTTTCTCTTAGAAAGGAGGTGATCCAGCCGCACTTTCCAGTACGGCTACCTTGTTACGACTTCACCCCCCTCACTAAACATACCTTAGATACCTTCCTCCCTCACGGGTTAGAACAATAGCTTCGGGTATCCTCAACTCGGGTGGTGTGACGGGCGGTGTGTACAAGGCCCGAGAACGTATTCACCGTATCATTCTGATATACGATTACTAGCGATTCCAACTTCATGAAGTCGAGTTGCAGACTTCAATCTGGACTGAGACCTGCTTTATGCGTTTTGCTTCACATCACTGCTTCGCATCGCTTTGTACAGGCCATTGTAGCACGTGTGTAGCCCAGGACATAAGGGCCATGATGATTTGACGTCATCCTCACCTTCCTCCGGCTTATCACCGGCAGTCTCGTCTGAGTCCCCATCTTTACATGCTGGTAACAGACAATAAGGGTTGCGCTCGTTGCGGGACTTAACCCAACACCTCACAGCACGAGCTGACGACAACCATGCAGCACCTGTATATAGACCCCAAACGGGGACTAGTTATCTCTAACCATATCCTATATATGTCAAGCCCTGGTAAGGTTCCTCGCGTATCATCGAATTAAACCACATGCTCCACCGCTTGTGCGGGCCCCCGTCAATTCCTTTGAGTTTCACTCTTGCGAGCATACTCCCCAGGCGGCACACTTAACACGTTAGCTTCGGTACCAACCTTTCGGTTAACACCAAGTGTGCATCGTTTACAGCGTAGACTACCAGGGTATCTAATCCTGTTTGCTCCCTACGCTTTCGTGACTCAGCGTCAGTCTTGACCCAGAAGTTCGCCTTCGCCTCTGGTATTCTTCCTGATATCAACAGATTCCACCCTTACACCAGGAATTCTAACTTCCCCTATCAGACTCAAGATACACAGTTTCTAGCATAGCTCCACAGTTGAGCCGTGGTATTTTACGCATAGACTTGCATATCCGCCTACTCACCCTTTACGCCCAATAATCCCGAACAACGCTCGCCCCTTACGTATTACCGCGGCTGCTGGCACGTAATTAGCCGGGGCTTATTCCTAAATTAACGTCATCTCTTTGTCATTTCCTACAAAGATTATTCCTCATTTATAAAAGAATTTTACAATCTTTCGACCTTCATCATTCACGCAGTGTCGCTCCGTCAGGCTTTCGCCCATTGCGGAAGATTCTTAGCTGCTGCCTCCCGTAGGAGTCTGGACCGTATCTCAGTTCCAGTGTGACCGTTCACCCTCTCAGGCCGGTTACTTATCATAGCCTTGGTAGGCCTTTACCCCACCAACTAGCTAATAAGACGCAGACTCATCTACAAGCGAAGCTTTAAAGGCTTCCTTTCATCAATCGACAGCTCGACTGACCTTATTCGGTATTAGCTACTATTTCTAATAGTTATCCCCATCTCATAGGTAGATTATCTACGCGTTACTCACCCGTTCGCCACTGAATGTATTGCTACATCCCGTCTGACTTGCATGCTTAAGACGCACTGCCAGCGTTAGTTCTAAGCCAGGATCAAACTCTTCGTTATTTTTATTTTCTTACTTCAAAATCAACAGGTTATCATATTTGGCTTTTAAACCTTACTTAACTCTTCCCTTCTCTTTTCTTCCAATTCTCAATTTCAACTCTTACTACTCTATAATATATCATTAATATTTGTCAATACTTTTCTATAGTATATCATTAATATTTGTCAATACTTTAAATTTATTTTTTCATTTCAATATTTCTAAACACACCGTCCTCGCCCTTCTCTTCTTTACTATTTCTTACTAATCTCTTAACAACATCTAGAACTCTACCTATACCTTCATATCCATCATAATAACTTCCTCTTATATTTGCACCCAAGACAATCTTAAATCCCGCCTTACGTGCCGCTATCACCTTGCTTTCAACATTAGAGGATGTTTTAATTTCTCCTGAAAGCGAAATTTCACCCGTAAAAATCAAATCTTGACTCACAACAAGGTCCATCTTGGCTGAAAATAATGCAACCAAAATAGCAAGTTCAATCTCTATATCATCAATTCTAAATCCACCAGAAACATTGACATACACATCATCGTTATTAAAATTAAGATTCAAATATTTACTAAGCACTGCTAGGATTCTCGATATTTTCTTAGAATCTATCTTTTCTGAAAAGATCCTAGAAATGTTCATACCTGTCTTTATTATTAAAGCTTGTATCTCAACGAATAAAACCCTACTACCCCTATTCACAATTCCAATGGCAATTCCCGAAGATACTTTTTCCTTTTTTTCCAAAAAAATAGAAGAAAGGTCCTTGATTTCCATAAGACCTAAATTTGTCATCTCGAAAACACCTATCTCACTCACAGAACCAAACCTATTTTTAGATGCCCTAAGCATACGCAAAGATTTTTCTGCCTCTTCAAAATAAAAAACGGCATCTACCACATGTTCTATTATTTTTGGGCCCGCCAACATGCCGTCTTTTGTAATATGACCCACTAAAAATAAAGTTATATTCTTTCCTTTTACCCATTCTACAAGCTTGTAAACGCAATGCTTTAACTGAGATACTCCTCCAAGTCCACCTTGAGCTTCTTTTGAATGTAAAGTTTG
This is a stretch of genomic DNA from Borrelia sp. P9F1. It encodes these proteins:
- a CDS encoding Cof-type HAD-IIB family hydrolase — translated: MNSNYRKYKMLVFDLDGTLLNNDHRVTPLTLKVLSKLRNDFRIIIATGRRLDELKDVMVQLKEIDIEKEYMVTANGAEVFLQNNLILRYKMEYSLVREILKLERGEIDINLYTSSDWYSDRAIRSPIMNYFISNLGVRPVITDLFSLQVDSFSKIVYFSQDFVALENFGNTIREKKFKDVHVFYSARDLLEITNVNANKYNAVKNIASFERVDIEDILAFGDNGNDYEMLKNVGRGIVMKNANEFVRTNLPNNEITKFSNDEDGVAKFLIDFFDLDISFI
- the hpt gene encoding hypoxanthine phosphoribosyltransferase, whose translation is MNDQISTLFSAEGIEIRIKELAQEIRDYYKDKNNVVFISLLKGSFIFFADITREIGLNVKIDFLQASSYGTNAHSSLKVTIKKDIDIDIENCYVILFDDIVDTGLTYKKIIEHLKTKNPKEIKTCALFNKPSKRLTELHIDYVGFEIDNHFIVGYGIDFNEKHRTSKDVSKINK
- a CDS encoding adenylosuccinate synthase, producing the protein MSVYAVIGTQWGDEGKGKIIDFLSAKADYVVRFNGGSNAGHTIVANNKKFIFHLLPSGALQGSNCIIGSGVVIDLRILIEEIEILKQNNIKTKILISDKAHIIMPYHIKLDELSEQIKGRDKIGTTRKGIGPCYADKINRTGIRAVDLLNMEIFKKKLKVNLDEKNKIIEKIYGKEPFDYVDILSDYRKYIAILQPIITNTEEILKEAFISKKNILIEGAQGTMLDIENGTFPFVTSSSTLIIAAVGCGIPVSGIKQKIGIVKAFSSRVGEGPFVSEISVIGDKIREKGKEYGATTGRPRRIGWLDLLTIKKAAYLNELNHLALTKLDVLNGIEELKICVAYEYQGKIYEYVPTSCEILKKAKPVYKSFKGFEQDISNINCYENLPPEAKEYIEFIEREVGVQISIISLGAEREKTIFRNKEWIDM
- the purB gene encoding adenylosuccinate lyase, translated to MDRYVNPLESRYSSKEMLYIFSPKFKYTTWRKLWYNLALTQKELGVDISQEQLDKLYKNIENIDFTVVEKYEEKFKHEVMAHLYAYADSAGEDAKKILHLGVTSAFLMDNTDLVQTKEALLLLKNHLKNVIKTLNHFSIKHKNLTTLAYTHLQEAQLTTLGKRSSLWLKSLIFDLKELDFILSNLCFRGVKGAVGNQSSFKELLSSNFERVKNLDISVAKRMGFDKVYKITSQTYDRKIDSSTLNLLGNLAQSAHKITNDIRFMQHLKEIEEHFEKKQIGSSAMPYKRNPIHSERVASLAKFIMSLQTSGGFIVATQWLERTLDDSACKRLNIPQAFLAADAILILLDKIFNNIRVNDKIIEQHVKVEMPFILTEDILMKATKNGGDRQVLHEKLRTYSMQVRENIYLGKNENDLIKLILKDESFRLTPEDMDEILNSNQNAGFASSQVEDFLQEVVTPILEEK
- a CDS encoding 6-phospho-alpha-glucosidase yields the protein MKKKFNIVIAGGGSTFTPGIVLMLLDHLDEFPIGHIKLYDIDSERQDIVGKACKILIRERYPDVKFSYATDPREAFSDVDFVMAHIRVGKYEMRELDETIPLKYGVVGQETCGPGGIAYGMRSIGGVIELVDYMEKYSPHAWMLNYSNPAAIVAEATRCLRPKSRILNICDMPVGIENRFVDILRLKSRKELIVRYYGLNHFGWWTEVRHVNGDDLMPKLIEHVKEHGYLSGREAETGQHIDASWTSTFSKVKDVAALDPSTLPNTYLKYYLYSDYELTHTDPTKTRVKEVKEGREAKVFGECKRIAENNTAVGTTIEIDEHASYIVDLARAIAFNTGERMLLIVENNGAVENFDPTAMVEVPCIVGSNGPERICMGRIPQFQKGLMEQQVSVEKLTVEAWVEKSYLKLWQALTMSKMVPSASVAKKILDDLIKVNGDYWPELK
- a CDS encoding alpha-glucoside-specific PTS transporter subunit IIBC, with the translated sequence MVQTMQKFGSAMVIPALFFALFGLVVGVSSVFLVGASPGVWRDFWWMVGEGGWTIFRQMPLLFAAALPISLAKKASARACIESFLAFLLFNYFIAAILRLYGQTFGVDYSMAPGGTSGLTMLANIKTLDTSIFGAITVSCIIIYLHNRYFDVKFSPYFQIFSGSNYIVALSFLIMLPLALVFCIIWPRIQMGIAGLQGIMAYSGAFGVWLYTFLERVLIPFGFHHFIYQPFIFGPAVVDDGILKYWAEHIQEFSQSTIPLKELFPGGGFALHGNSKVFGVLGLSLAMYYTAKEDKRKALKGLLVPAALTSMINGITEPIEFTFLFVAPALFVLHSVLAGCMSALMYSFGLVGNMGTGVIDFALLNWIPMWKNHPQPYVAQIIIGSIFTAIYFFSFKYLIFKFNFKTPGRWEDDTPVKLHTKRDYIGDQRRHQSLSIIHMLGGKSNIEDVSNCATRLRITVKDVNKVHPDESFKKHGVKGIFKTGNYFQIVIGLDVPILREEIESILNSKEEEV
- the radA gene encoding DNA repair protein RadA → MGKNKEREAYKCLHCGYKSLKWLGKCPECFSWDSLESYTEHKVGHGKTPNSSKKNEIYSLKDFKQVDNVRQITGIEEFDRVLGSGVVLGSVILISGEPGIGKSTFLLQIANVVSLSGKSVLYLAGEESIPQIKLRSNRLNLAIDILITNEVDIDSLIEMVESIKVDFIVVDSIQTLHSKEAQGGLGGVSQLKHCVYKLVEWVKGKNITLFLVGHITKDGMLAGPKIIEHVVDAVFYFEEAEKSLRMLRASKNRFGSVSEIGVFEMTNLGLMEIKDLSSIFLEKKEKVSSGIAIGIVNRGSRVLFVEIQALIIKTGMNISRIFSEKIDSKKISRILAVLSKYLNLNFNNDDVYVNVSGGFRIDDIEIELAILVALFSAKMDLVVSQDLIFTGEISLSGEIKTSSNVESKVIAARKAGFKIVLGANIRGSYYDGYEGIGRVLDVVKRLVRNSKEEKGEDGVFRNIEMKK